One genomic window of Fusarium fujikuroi IMI 58289 draft genome, chromosome FFUJ_chr01 includes the following:
- a CDS encoding probable choline-sulfatase, with amino-acid sequence MAPDLNSLPPSNGESMAAPQLSSESETPNILFIMADQLAAPQLKMYNPNSQIKTPNLDRLASTAVQFDSAYCPSPLCAPSRMSLISGQLPMKIGAYDNAAQIGSDVPTYAHYLRSKGYHTALAGKMHFIGDQLHGYEQRLTSDIYPGDFGWAVNWDEPDTRLEWYHNASSILQAGPCGRSNQLDYDEEVMFKSTQYLWDHVREGPKKRPFALTVSLTHPHDPYTITKKYWNLYEDVDIALPEVKMNKEDLDAHSQRLLKVCDLWDQDFSEEQIKRAKRAYYGSVSYVDDCIGRLLETLEDAGLAENTIVIFSGDHGDMLGERGLWYKMSYFESSVRVPMLINYPKRFTPHRVTQNVSTLDLLPTICDLVGTKPSPYLPMDGISMLPHLEGREGHDTVIAEYTGEGTVRPMMMIRRGDWKYITCPADEPQLYNLARDPKELDNLARFRKIAPQTAEQGEAKEVFHKFEAEAHARWDFNEITEKVLLSQRTRRVVWDALKEGEFTSWDFNPDDDGRKKYIRSTIPLDDLERRARYPFVDANGYESKAVSHVRNS; translated from the exons ATGGCTCCTGATCTCAACTCCCTCCCTCCGTCTAACGGAGAGAGCATGGCTGCTCCTCAGCTCTCTTCAGAGTCTGAGACACCCAACATTCTCTTTATCATGGCCGATCAACTGGCTGCTCCTCAACTCAAGATGTACAACCCCAACTCTCAGATCAAGACACCAAACCTCGACCGTCTTGCTTCAACTGCTGTCCAGTTCGACTCTGCTTACTGCCCCTCACCACTGTGCGCCCCCTCGCGCATGAGTTTGATCAGTGGCCAACTGCCCATGAAGATTGGGGCTTACGACAATGCTGCCCAGATTGGCTCTGATGTGCCAACTTATGCCCACTACCTCCGTTCCAAGGGTTACCACACTGCTCTTGCTGGCAAGATGCACTTTATCGGTGACCAACTCCACGGTTACGAACAGCGACTTACTAGTGATATCTATCCTGGTGACTTTGGTTGGGCTGTGAACTGGGATGAGCCTGACACCCGCCTTGAGTGGTACCACAACGCCAGCTCCATTCTCCAAGCCGGTCCCTGTGGCCGAAGCAACCAGCTCGACTACGATGAGGAGGTCATGTTCAAGAGCACCCAGTACCTTTGGGATCACGTTCGGGAGGGACCCAAGAAGCGACCTTTCGCATTGACTGTTTCGCTTACTCACCCACACGACCCTtacaccatcaccaagaagTACTGGAACCTCTATGAGGATGTCGACATCGCCCTACCTGAggtgaagatgaacaagGAAGACCTTGATGCCCACAGCCAACGTCTTCTCAAGGTCTGCGATCTTTGGGACCAGGACTTTTCAGAAGAGCAGATCAAGCGTGCCAAACGAGCTTACTACGGCTCAGTGAGCTACGTTGACGACTGCATCGGTCGCCTGCTTGAGACACTTGAGGATGCGGGCCTGGCCGAGAACACCATTGTTATCTTCAGCGGCGACCACGGCGATATGCTGGGTGAACGTGGACTCTGGTACAAGATGAGCTACTTCGAGTCATCTGTTCGAGTTCCCATGTTGATCAACTACCCCAAGCGATTCACTCCTCACCGCGTCACTCAGAACGTTTCAACTCTCGATCTTCTACCAACTATCTGTGACTTGGTCGGCACTAAGCCATCACCCTACTTGCCAATGGATGGAATCAGCATGCTACCTCATCTCGAAGGCCGCGAAGGTCACGACACTGTTATTGCAGAGTACACTGGCGAGGGTACTGTTCGTCCTATGATGATGATCCGACGAGGCGATTGGAAGTACATCACCTGCCCAGCCGACGAGCCTCAACTTTACAATCTTGCACGCGACCCCAAGGAATTGGACAACCTCGCCCGCTTCAGAAAGATTGCACCACAGACAGCCGAGCAGGGGGAAGCCAAGGAAGTCTTCCATAAGTTCGAGGCCGAGGCCCATGCCCGTTGGGACTTTAATGAAATCACCGAGAAGGTTCTTCTATCTCAGCGCACACGACGAGTTGTGTGGGACGCCCTCAAGGAGGGCGAGTTCACTAGCTGGGACTTCAAccccgatgatgatggcaggAAGAA GTACATCCGCTCCACCATCCCTCTTGATGATCTAGAACGCCGAGCTCGTTATCCATTTGTTGATGCCAATGGATACGAGAGCAAGGCCGTATCCCATGTTCGCAACAGTTAA
- a CDS encoding related to Ras GTPase-activating-like protein IQGAP1 — translation MSSRTHYFQTQHHSPSQAQSQSQSQPQSHQHLRPLRQSHTIDFASNSNISPSLLNRFPSTTSSSASSGYSHASDHSLNSQYTSASSSAGNGATVHGHKRAQSDVRARAKTFEAGENMTSKKAPENIYSSARHSLRPLPQAPASTPPSTPPHAVPRHDRGKSVDIGKLSMAHIDGRSSPTKTSTSPVKTSPVKTSSPSRPLPMRPNSMLLTRSDTFLPPEATQAPSSPHHVHSTHIARDELEGLGKSSTSQLRTLSRLVSSDSPEDFTITSPAQEVVGLRGRRRLQRADRSNGGQSQKSTGYSWEGRNWMDKQRQFLQAYEYLCHIGEAKEWIEDVIHKSIPPIVELEEALRDGVTLAEVVEALNPDRRYRIFQHPRLQYRHSDNIAIFFRYLDEVELPDLFRFELIDLYEKKNIPKVIYCIHALSWLLFRKGIVDFRIGNLVGQLEFEHHELEAMQKGLDKLGVTMPSFGNMSADFGVPEPEPEPEETEEERIERELRENEESIVDMQAQIRGALLRVKLGETMQTLWDEEEWLIDLQSRIRGDFTRQIMDYRLQMKRFAIQLQSSARGFLARRRLDRRDQILEALEPDILELQTMIRANKARNQVRNVTAQLAKCRGPIREIQAISRGFLARKSHVAQYQETKKSSGIVEKLQAAARGALLRGKVDQDLEDLEAESPAIVDLQAAARALLTRTQVNREQQHLRSFGPQWKKLQAFARGFRARQDDMALRSELNKHSPAIEQLQALARGLCVRQNDRALRAELGQHAPAVERLQAFARGLRARKDNKALRAELNKHTTGVEQLQAFARAAAVRRDVADTLDALKENEPAFIGLQGLIRAMLERQRVAAILEQLEEQEPQVTALQGNIRGFSYRQQHKAFLDELESHTPKIIDLQSILRAMMERARVEDIMAELEQEEECIVALQTAARGFMVRARFEEKKRFYNENMQKVIKIQSFVRAKVQGEAYKSLTTGKNPPVNAVKNFVHLLNDSDFDFNEEIEFERIRKTVVQQVRQNEMLENYIDQLDIKIALLVKNKITLDEVVRHQHNYGGNSMHFIANSSMSSANQFDLKALNKSSRKKLESYQQLFFNLQTQPQYLARLFKRIREQGTAEKECKRIELLMMSLFGYAQKRREEYYLLKLIARSIREEIVSARDVQDFIRGNFFWSKLLNNYTRSPRDRKYLRDLLGPLIRDNIVEDPALDLESDPMQIYRSAINNTELATGRPDQRPLDVPREVAIRDPETRRLFIDHLRDLREICDQFFLALEDFLHKMPYGLRFVCNQIFENLRQQFKREPPENLLQVVSSWLWRFYLQPAVVAPENVGVIEKALSPLQKRNLSEVAKVISQIASGRPFGGENVYLQPLNAFVAESVERLHQITSDLIAVPDAERTFDIDEFNDLYAKNKPTLYIKMTDVFSIHNLVAAELQTMCPSRDDVLREIMHDLGSAKNNENEMNAAGSSDIHMFLTPKLHDVDDPEADVKALFMETKRCVLYIIRVQTGANLLEILVKPISPEDDHKWRMLLRDEFSVGSNTRGAYSDANMIDVTRMTYQELKRTALENIMRLEKLGRITKHNYYQDVLNAIALDIRTKSRRRVQRQRELEGVRMTLSNLHEKAKYLEQQRKSYDDYIESAMATLQNKKGRKKFLLPFTKQYNHQRELERSGRVPKFGSYKYSARALTEKGVLVSWSGINDFEKINMTISCDEVGVFSLEGSRGHIQIPGASALVPIEDLLQAQFEAHQFMTLFEGSLKLNVNLLLHLLYKKFYRTQ, via the exons CAAAGAAAGCTCCCGAAAATATCTATAGCTCAGCTCGGCATTCTCTTCGCCCACTCCCACAGGCTCCAGCATCCACACCTCCTTCAACACCTCCCCATGCAGTCCCTCGCCATGATCGCGGTAAGAGCGTCGATATTGGCAAGCTCTCAATGGCGCACATTGATGGTCGCTCGTCGCCAACAAAAACATCAACTTCACCAGTCAAGACGTCGCCAGTAAAAACGTCATCACCTTCTCGCCCGCTACCGATGCGACCAAATTCTATGCTGCTCACTCGATCCGACACGTTTCTGCCACCAGAAGCTACCCAAGCTCCTTCATCACCCCATCATGTGCATAGCACGCACATAGCTCGGGATGAGTTGGAAGGATTGGGCAAGTCTTCCACAAGTCAATTAAGGACGCTTTCGCGTCTTGTATCGTCCGACTCACCTGAAGACTTCACCATCACCTCACCTGCGCAAGAAGTTGTTGGCTTGCGCGGTCGACGAAGATTGCAACGAGCCGATAGGAGTAATGGCGGCCAAAGCCAGAAGTCAACTGGCTACAGTTGGGAAGGGCGCAACTGGATGGACAAACAGCGCCAGTTCCTTCAAGCATACGAATACCTTTGCCATATCGGTGAAGCCAAGGAATGGATTGAGGATGTCATCCATAAATCTATACCTCCcattgttgagcttgaggaggcgcTCCGTGATGGTGTCACCCTCGCAGAAGTGGTCGAAGCTCTGAACCCAGATCGACGCTACCGAATCTTCCAACACCCCAGGCTCCAATATCGACACTCCGACAATATTGCTATCTTTTTCCGATACCTTGACGAAGTTGAGCTGCCCGATCTGTTTCGCTTCGAGTTGATTGATCTATACGAGAAAAAGAACATACCCAAGGTTATCTACTGTATTCATGCTCTGAGTTGGCTTCTATTCCGCAAGGGCATAGTCGACTTCAGGATAGGCAACCTCGTCGGTCAGCTTGAATTCGAACACCATGAATTGGAAGCTATGCAGAAGGGCCTCGATAAACTCGGCGTTACAATGCCTAGTTTCGGAAATATGAGTGCCGACTTTGGTGTTCCTGAGCCCGAGCCTGAACCAGAAGAGACTGAGGAGGAAAGGATCGAAAGGGAGTTGAGAGAAAACGAAGAGTCCATCGTTGATATGCAGGCACAAATCCGAGGTGCTCTCCTACGTGTTAAGCTTGGTGAGACAATGCAGACTCTttgggatgaggaggagTGGTTAATAGACCTTCAATCTCGCATTCGAGGAGACTTTACACGACAAATCATGGACTATCGACTGCAAATGAAGCGCTTTGCTATCCAGCTGCAGAGCTCAGCACGTGGATTCTTGGCACGAAGAAGGTTGGATCGGCGCGACCAGATCCTGGAAGCGCTGGAGCCCGATATTTTGGAGTTACAAACCATGATCAGGGCCAACAAGGCTCGAAACCAGGTACGAAATGTGACTGCTCAGCTTGCGAAGTGTAGAGGGCCCATCAGGGAGATCCAAGCAATCTCCAGGGGCTTTTTGGCCCGCAAGAGCCATGTTGCGCAATACCAAGAGACTAAGAAATCTTCTGGTATTGTCGAGAAGCTGCAAGCAGCAGCCCGTGGAGCTTTGCTACGAGGCAAAGTCGAccaggatcttgaagatttgGAGGCGGAATCCCCAGCGATTGTTGACCTGCAGGCGGCGGCGAGGGCATTGCTGACTAGAACTCAGGTCAACcgcgagcagcagcatctACGCTCCTTTGGACCCCAATGGAAGAAGCTTCAGGCCTTTGCCCGTGGATTCCGCGCTCGTCAGGACGACATGGCTCTAAGATCtgagctcaacaagcatAGCCCTGCGATTGAGCAACTTCAAGCTCTAGCTCGCGGACTCTGTGTTCGCCAGAATGACCGAGCACTACGAGCTGAACTGGGCCAACACGCCCCAGCAGTGGAACGACTTCAAGCTTTTGCCCGTGGACTCCGCGCTCGCAAAGACAACAAGGCATTAAGAGCTGAGCTTAACAAGCACACGACTGGTGTTGAGCAGCTTCAAGCCTTTGCTCGCGCCGCTGCTGTGAGGAGAGATGTTGCCGATACTCTCGATGCTCTTAAGGAGAACGAACCTGCATTCATTGGCCTCCAAGGTCTTATTAGGGCCATGCTTGAACGCCAAAGAGTTGCAGCCATCCTTGAACAGCTCGAAGAGCAAGAACCTCAGGTTACAGCCCTCCAGGGCAACATTCGGGGATTCTCGTACCGCCAGCAGCACAAGGCATTCCTCGACGAGCTTGAATCTCATACCCCTAAGATCATTGATCTCCAAAGCATTTTacgagccatgatggagcgTGCTAGAGTCGAGGATATCATGGCCGAACTGGAGCAAGAGGAGGAATGTATTGTTGCCTTGCAGACCGCAGCCCGAGGTTTCATGGTAAGGGCTCGatttgaagagaagaagcgctTCTACAACGAGAATATGCAGAAGGTCATCAAGATCCAGAGTTTTGTCCGTGCCAAGGTTCAAGGTGAGGCTTACAAGAGTTTGACCACTGGCAAGAACCCTCCAGTCAACGCCGTCAAGAACTTTGTCCATCTTCTTAACGACAGTGACTTCGACTTCAATGAGGAAATCGAGTTTGAACGTATCCGCAAGACAGTCGTTCAACAAGTTCGACAAAATGAGATGCTGGAGAACTACATCGATCAACTTGATATCAAGATTGCCCTGCtggtcaagaacaagattaCACTCGACGAAGTCGTGAGGCATCAGCACAACTACGGAGGTAACTCAATGcacttcatcgccaacagcTCCATGTCTTCTGCCAACCAGTTTGATCTTAAAGCACTCAACAAGAGCTCGCGCAAGAAGCTCGAATCCTACCAACaactcttcttcaacttgcaAACCCAGCCACAGTACCTGGCTCGTCTGTTCAAGCGCATTCGCGAGCAAGGAACGGCCGAGAAGGAGTGCAAACGCATCgagctcttgatgatgagtctcTTTGGTTATGCTCAGAAACGACGAGAGGAGTACTATCTGCTCAAGCTGATCGCTCGATCAATTCGCGAGGAGATTGTGAGTGCGCGAGATGTTCAGGACTTCATTCGCGGCAACTTCTTCTGGTCtaagcttctcaacaactacACTCGCTCACCAAGAGATCGTAAGTACCTtcgagatcttcttggtccTCTGATCAGAGACAACATCGTTGAAGATCCTGCTCTGGACCTTGAGAGTGATCCCATGCAGATTTACCGATCAGCCATCAACAATACTGAGCTGGCCACCGGTCGACCTGATCAAAGGCCGCTTGATGTCCCTCGAGAAGTTGCTATTCGTGACCCCGAGACTCGCCGCCTCTTCATCGACCACTTGCGTGATCTTCGAGAGATCTGCGACCAATTTTTCCTCGCTCTTGAGGACTTCCTGCACAAGATGCCCTACGGCCTTCGATTTGTCTGCAACCAGATCTTTGAGAACCTACGACAGCAATTCAAGCGGGAACCCCCCGAGAACCTTCTACAAGTTGTCTCCAGCTGGCTTTGGCGATTCTACTTGCAACCGGCAGTTGTTGCCCCTGAAAACGTTGGTGTCATTGAAAAGGCACTGAGCCCTCTACAAAAGCGAAACCTCAGCGAGGTCGCCAAGGTCATCAGCCAAATCGCTTCTGGTCGACCATTCGGTGGTGAGAACGTGTATCTGCAACCCCTGAACGCTTTTGTTGCAGAGTCTGTTGAGCGCCTGCACCAAATAACTAGCGACCTGATTGCAGTGCCGGATGCCGAAAGAACTTTTGATATTGATGAGTTCAACGACCTTTacgccaagaacaagccaaCATTATACATCAAGATGACAGACGTCTTCTCCATTCACAACCTGGTGGCCGCTGAGCTTCAGACGATGTGCCCCAGCCGTGACGACGTCCTGCGGGAAATCATGCACGACCTCGGCAGTGCTAAGAACAACGAGAACGAGATGAACGCTGCAGGCTCTTCAGATATCCACATGTTCTTGACACCCAAGCTCCACGATGTCGACGACCCTGAGGCCGATGTCAAGGCGCTCTTTATGGAGACCAAGCGATGCGTGCTGTATATTATTCGTGTGCAGACTGGCGCCAATCTCCTGGAAATTCTCGTCAAGCCCATTTCTCCAGAGGATGACCACAAGTGGCGTATGCTCCTTCGCGACGAGTTCTCTGTTGGCAGCAACACTCGTGGAGCCTACTCTGATGCCAACATGATCGACGTAACACGCATGACATACCAAGAGCTCAAGCGCACAGCTTTAGAGAACATCATGCGACTCGAGAAGCTGGGACGCATCACCAAGCATAACTACTACCAGGATGTCCTCAACGCCATTGCGCTTGATATTCGCACAAAGAGCCGCAGAAGGGTTCAGCGACAGCGAGAGCTGGAAGGTGTGCGCATGACACTAAGTAACTTGCACGAGAAGGCCAAGTACCTCGAACAGCAGCGCAAGAGTTACGATGACTACATTGAGTCAGCCATGGCAACCctgcagaacaagaaggg CCGCAAGAAGTTCTTGCTACCCTTCACCAAGCAATACAACCACCAGCGTGAACTGGAACGTAGTGGCCGTGTACCCAAGTTCGGCAGTTACAAGTACAGCGCGCGTGCTCTCACCGAGAAGGGTGTGCTGGTGTCATGGAGTGGCATCAacgactttgagaagatcaacatgACCATCTCATGTGACGAAGTAGGTGTCTTCAGCCTTGAGGGTTCGCGAGGACACATCCAGATCCCCGGAGCCAGTGCTCTGGTGCCCATTGAGGACCTCTTGCAGGCTCAGTTCGAGGCGCATCAGTTCATGACTCTCTTCGAGGGCAGCCTCAAACTCAATGTTaatctgctgctgcatctCCTCTACAAGAAGTTCTATAGAACTCAGTAA